In Bicyclus anynana chromosome 1, ilBicAnyn1.1, whole genome shotgun sequence, a single window of DNA contains:
- the LOC112043032 gene encoding tumor protein D52 isoform X2, translating into MASRAEASVEPTSLEYMEDPYFVPPDDDSTPSFDVAVDELEDIVNWPQDDTEAEWRALPDLADSALCIETEFYMDNRRRRLRIFRKKMREVRVTFQDLSKPYLARVSSHTNYKKFLGITPGAEEATMGAGAGEANTPDELAGLTPEQAEQLRAEWSRELARVEDEIATLRTVLQSKIRQSSDLKRKLGITVWKEITEDVNQGLKNVKESQVYQKTESVIKSTAEKTTSILGGFTAGVSSKLGQMRNSDSFRSIEERVGSAYENVKGKVASRSNSTQSFDEALRDASRSASGATSPSIPEHKPLP; encoded by the exons ATGGCGAGCCGCGCGGAGGCGAGCGTGGAGCCGACGAGCCTGGAGTACATGGAGGACCCGTACTTCGTGCCCCCGGACGACGACTCCACTCCGAGCTTCGACGTGGCCGTTGACGAGCTGGAGGACATAGTCAACTGGCCGCAAGATGACACGGAGGCCGAGTGGCGCGCGCTGCCCGACCTCGCCGACTCCGCTCTCTGCATTGAAACTGAATTTTACATGGACAATCGCCGGCGCCGCTTGCGgatatttaggaaaaaaatgcGTGAAGTTCGGGTCACATTTCAAGATCTATCGAAGCCTTATCTTGCCAGAGTGTCTAGCCACACAAATTACAAAAAGTTCCTCGGTATCACTCCTGGAG CTGAAGAAGCGACGATGGGCGCTGGCGCCGGAGAGGCGAACACTCCAGACGAGCTGGCGGGCCTCACGCCGGAGCAGGCCGAGCAGCTGCGCGCCGAGTGGAGCCGAGAGCTCGCCAGGGTCGAGGACGAGATCGCCACGCTTCGCACGGTCTTGCAGAGCAAG ATACGTCAAAGCTCCGATTTAAAACGAAAACTTGGCATCACAGTCTGGAAGGAGATCACTGAAGACGTCAATCAGGGTCTGAAGAACGTCAAAGAGAGCCAAGT ATACCAAAAAACTGAATCTGTGATAAAATCGACTGCCGAAAAGACGACGTCGATCCTGGGCGGCTTCACGGCCGGCGTGTCCAGCAAGCTCGGCCAGATGCGCAACTCGGACTCGTTCCGCTCCATCGAGGAGCGCGTCGGCAGCGCTTACGAAAACGTTAAG GGTAAAGTAGCATCCAGGTCCAACTCGACGCAGAGCTTCGACGAGGCGCTGCGCGACGCGAGCCGCTCCGCCAGCGGCGCCACCTCGCCCTCCATCCCCGAGCACAAGCCGCTGCCTTAG
- the LOC112043032 gene encoding tumor protein D54 isoform X1 translates to MASRAEASVEPTSLEYMEDPYFVPPDDDSTPSFDVAVDELEDIVNWPQDDTEAEWRALPDLADSALCIETEFYMDNRRRRLRIFRKKMREVRVTFQDLSKPYLARVSSHTNYKKFLGITPGAEEATMGAGAGEANTPDELAGLTPEQAEQLRAEWSRELARVEDEIATLRTVLQSKIRQSSDLKRKLGITVWKEITEDVNQGLKNVKESQVYQTIETRVAALTQAVTESPIYQKTESVIKSTAEKTTSILGGFTAGVSSKLGQMRNSDSFRSIEERVGSAYENVKGKVASRSNSTQSFDEALRDASRSASGATSPSIPEHKPLP, encoded by the exons ATGGCGAGCCGCGCGGAGGCGAGCGTGGAGCCGACGAGCCTGGAGTACATGGAGGACCCGTACTTCGTGCCCCCGGACGACGACTCCACTCCGAGCTTCGACGTGGCCGTTGACGAGCTGGAGGACATAGTCAACTGGCCGCAAGATGACACGGAGGCCGAGTGGCGCGCGCTGCCCGACCTCGCCGACTCCGCTCTCTGCATTGAAACTGAATTTTACATGGACAATCGCCGGCGCCGCTTGCGgatatttaggaaaaaaatgcGTGAAGTTCGGGTCACATTTCAAGATCTATCGAAGCCTTATCTTGCCAGAGTGTCTAGCCACACAAATTACAAAAAGTTCCTCGGTATCACTCCTGGAG CTGAAGAAGCGACGATGGGCGCTGGCGCCGGAGAGGCGAACACTCCAGACGAGCTGGCGGGCCTCACGCCGGAGCAGGCCGAGCAGCTGCGCGCCGAGTGGAGCCGAGAGCTCGCCAGGGTCGAGGACGAGATCGCCACGCTTCGCACGGTCTTGCAGAGCAAG ATACGTCAAAGCTCCGATTTAAAACGAAAACTTGGCATCACAGTCTGGAAGGAGATCACTGAAGACGTCAATCAGGGTCTGAAGAACGTCAAAGAGAGCCAAGT TTATCAAACGATAGAAACTCGTGTGGCCGCGCTTACACAAGCTGTGACTGAATCACCTAT ATACCAAAAAACTGAATCTGTGATAAAATCGACTGCCGAAAAGACGACGTCGATCCTGGGCGGCTTCACGGCCGGCGTGTCCAGCAAGCTCGGCCAGATGCGCAACTCGGACTCGTTCCGCTCCATCGAGGAGCGCGTCGGCAGCGCTTACGAAAACGTTAAG GGTAAAGTAGCATCCAGGTCCAACTCGACGCAGAGCTTCGACGAGGCGCTGCGCGACGCGAGCCGCTCCGCCAGCGGCGCCACCTCGCCCTCCATCCCCGAGCACAAGCCGCTGCCTTAG